DNA from Mycobacterium sp. SMC-8:
GCGGCGCTGGACCTGCTCAAGCGCGATCCCGACTCGCGCCGCAACATCGTCTCGGCCTGGAACGTCGGCGAGATCCCACAGATGGCGCTGCCGCCGTGTCATGCGTTCTTCCAGTTCTACGTCGCCGACGGCAAGCTGAGTTGCCAGTTGTACCAGCGCAGCGCCGACCTGTTCCTCGGCGTGCCGTTCAATATCGCCAGCTATGCGCTGCTGACCCACATGATGGCCGCGCAGGCGGGCCTGGGCGTGGGGGAGTTCATCTGGACCGGCGGTGACTGCCACATCTACGACAACCACGTCGACCAGGTCATCGAGCAACTCTCCCGTGATCCGCGGCCTTACCCGGAACTCGTTCTCGCGCCGCGGGATTCGATCTTCGACTACACCTATGAGGACGTCGTCATCAGAAACTATGACCCGCATCCGGCGATCAAGGCCCCGGTGGCTGTATGAGGACTGCTTGCAGGTCCGAATCGAAGATGTTGAGGACTGCTTGCAGGTCCGAATCGAAGATGTTGAGGACTGCTTGCAGGTCCGAATCGAAGATGTTGAGGACTGCTTGCAGGTCCGAATCGAAGATGTTGAGGACTGCTTGCAGGTCCGAATCATGAGTATGTGGGATCTGAACCTGATCTGGGCGCAGTCCAGTTCCGGAGTCATCGGACGCGGCAACGGGATCCCGTGGCGTGTGCCGGAGGACATGGTCCGGTTCAAGGAGCTCACCATGGGCCGCACCGTGATCATGGGCCGGTTGACGTGGGAGTCGCTGCCGCAGCGGTTCCGGCCGCTGCCCGGCCGCCGGAATGTCGTGGTCTCCCGGCAGGCTGACTACACGGCCGACGGCGCAGAGGTGGTGACCTCCCTGGAGGACGCCCCGCTGGACGACGCATGGGTGATCGGTGGCTCGCAGATCTACGGGCTGGCGTTGCCGTCGGCGACGCGGTGCGAGGTCACCGAGGTGGACATCGATCTGCGCAGAGAGGACGACGACGCGCTGGCGCCGGTGCTCGACGAGGCGTGGGTCGGTACCGAGCAGGACTGGCGCGAGAGCTCGTCAGGGCTGCGCTACCGGTTCTACACCTACGTACGGCGCTGAACGCTCGCGCGGCGTGAGATCTGCCGTCGGGCCTCGCTACGGGCCGCAACTGCGCCAGACGCCGCGGACCGAGTTGTCGGTGCGGTAGGCCACGATAACCCGATGGCGTCCTCTCTTCGTAGCGCGACGTTGACCGCCCTACAGGCCCGCCGGATCGCCGTCGCGGCCCAGGGGTTTCACGAGCCGAAGCCGACGGGGCCGGTCACACGCGCGCATCTGAAGCGGCTGATCTCCCGGCTGCAGGTGCTGCAGCTGGACTCGGTGTCGGTAGCGGTGCGGGCGCACTACGCGCCGGTGTTCAGCCGTCTCGGTCCTTACGACCGCGATCTGCTGGACCGTGCCGCATGGAGCCATTCGGCGCGCTCACCGCGGTTGCTGGTCGAATACTGGGCGCACGAAGCCGCGTTGATGGCCGTCGATGACTGGCCGTTGATGCGGTGGCGGATGCGGGAGTACCGGCACGGCCGGTGGGGCGTCGAGATCGTGAAGAAGAACGCCGCACTCGCCGACGACATCGTTGAAGC
Protein-coding regions in this window:
- a CDS encoding dihydrofolate reductase, whose translation is MWDLNLIWAQSSSGVIGRGNGIPWRVPEDMVRFKELTMGRTVIMGRLTWESLPQRFRPLPGRRNVVVSRQADYTADGAEVVTSLEDAPLDDAWVIGGSQIYGLALPSATRCEVTEVDIDLRREDDDALAPVLDEAWVGTEQDWRESSSGLRYRFYTYVRR
- a CDS encoding thymidylate synthase; translation: MPIPTPYEDLLRLVLDTGITKSDRTGTGTRSLFGHQMRYDLNAGFPLITTKKVHTKSIVYELLWFLRGDSNVRWLQDHGVTIWDEWASPTGDLGPVYGVQWRSWPTPSGEHIDQISAALDLLKRDPDSRRNIVSAWNVGEIPQMALPPCHAFFQFYVADGKLSCQLYQRSADLFLGVPFNIASYALLTHMMAAQAGLGVGEFIWTGGDCHIYDNHVDQVIEQLSRDPRPYPELVLAPRDSIFDYTYEDVVIRNYDPHPAIKAPVAV